From Paenibacillus sp. GP183, one genomic window encodes:
- the sigF gene encoding RNA polymerase sporulation sigma factor SigF: protein MDIDLKHASHSYLDDGEVKRLIALSQTGDQLARDTLVNCNIRLVWSVVQRFLNRGYEAEDLFQIGCIGLLKSVDKFDLSYDVKFSTYAVPMIIGEIQRFLRDDGTMKVSRSLKELANKIRKTKDELSKRLGRLPTIKEVAEELMISPEEVVFAQEANKPLSSIHETVFENDGDPITLIDQIADESQEKWFEKLALNEAIGTLSERERLIVYLRYFRDQTQSEVAGRLGISQVQVSRLEKKILQTIKDQIAQ from the coding sequence ATGGACATAGATTTGAAGCACGCTTCCCACAGCTATTTGGATGATGGTGAAGTCAAGAGGCTGATAGCGCTTAGCCAGACCGGTGATCAGCTTGCCAGAGATACACTGGTTAACTGCAACATTCGCCTGGTCTGGTCCGTTGTACAGCGGTTTTTAAACAGAGGTTACGAGGCTGAGGACCTGTTTCAAATAGGGTGTATCGGACTGTTAAAGTCTGTTGATAAATTTGATCTCTCTTATGATGTCAAATTTTCCACATATGCCGTGCCGATGATCATCGGTGAAATTCAGCGTTTTCTGCGCGATGACGGCACAATGAAGGTAAGCCGTTCCTTGAAGGAACTGGCCAACAAGATCAGAAAAACCAAGGATGAGCTGTCTAAACGTCTGGGAAGGCTGCCCACGATTAAAGAAGTGGCCGAGGAACTCATGATCAGTCCGGAAGAAGTCGTATTTGCCCAGGAAGCCAACAAACCTCTATCTTCGATTCATGAAACGGTATTTGAAAACGATGGAGACCCGATTACCCTGATCGACCAAATCGCTGATGAATCCCAGGAAAAGTGGTTTGAAAAGCTGGCGCTCAATGAAGCTATTGGCACCTTATCCGAGCGGGAGAGGCTGATTGTGTATCTACGCTATTTCCGCGACCAGACTCAATCGGAGGTGGCTGGGCGATTAGGCATTTCACAGGTTCAGGTATCGAGGCTGGAAAAGAAAATATTGCAAACGATCAAGGATCAGATCGCGCAATGA
- the spoIIAA gene encoding anti-sigma F factor antagonist, producing MSLQIEFEQGRRALIVRLKGELDHHAADAVKARMEEAIAKEETRHLILSLRDLTFMDSSGLGVILGRYKQITSKGGKMVVCDVTPSVYRLFELSGMFKIVSIQENERSAISSLEVAL from the coding sequence GTGAGCCTGCAAATCGAGTTTGAACAAGGCAGAAGAGCATTGATTGTAAGATTGAAGGGCGAATTGGACCATCATGCTGCAGATGCGGTAAAGGCCCGAATGGAAGAGGCAATAGCCAAGGAGGAAACACGTCATCTTATCCTGAGCTTAAGGGATTTGACCTTTATGGACAGCTCGGGACTGGGAGTGATCTTGGGGCGCTACAAGCAAATTACAAGCAAGGGCGGCAAGATGGTCGTTTGTGACGTCACGCCCTCCGTCTATCGGTTGTTTGAATTGTCCGGCATGTTCAAGATTGTCTCCATTCAAGAAAATGAGAGATCCGCGATCTCCAGTTTGGAGGTTGCATTATGA
- the spoIIAB gene encoding anti-sigma F factor produces the protein MSDSNFMKLEFASRSENEGFARVAVAAFVSQLDPQIDELTDIKTVVSEAVTNAIIHGYDHQKDGIITITTRIEDDRVYLTVEDSGAGIEDLEQAKQPLYTSKPELERSGMGFTIMENFMDEVEVVSAVGIGTRITMMKRIESKKALTN, from the coding sequence ATGAGTGATAGCAATTTCATGAAGCTTGAATTTGCCAGCCGTTCCGAGAATGAGGGTTTTGCCCGTGTAGCTGTAGCCGCTTTTGTGTCTCAGCTGGATCCACAAATAGATGAATTGACGGATATTAAAACCGTTGTTTCCGAAGCTGTCACCAATGCGATTATTCACGGTTACGATCATCAGAAGGATGGAATTATTACCATCACAACCCGGATCGAGGATGACCGTGTTTACTTGACAGTCGAGGACAGCGGAGCCGGAATTGAAGATCTGGAGCAGGCCAAACAGCCGCTCTATACGTCCAAGCCGGAGCTCGAACGATCCGGTATGGGCTTTACCATCATGGAAAACTTTATGGATGAGGTTGAAGTCGTGTCGGCCGTTGGAATCGGTACCCGTATTACGATGATGAAGCGAATCGAATCTAAAAAAGCTTTAACCAATTAG